DNA from Triticum aestivum cultivar Chinese Spring chromosome 7D, IWGSC CS RefSeq v2.1, whole genome shotgun sequence:
AAAATTTGATCAAGAGTGAGCATACCCAGAAATTGgaccggaccattctggaacttctGCTTGGAAGTCTCTACCAATCCTTACTTGAGTTTCATATGGTTCAGCATTCGTCAACATATCTCCTTTTGAGCCAAGAACTTGGAGAGGTCTTTGAATATGCTTGGCTGATCCTTTTGTACTCGACAACATCTCACGCTGCCTCTTAGGTTTCTTCCTTGAACAATCCAGGCAATACCAATCATTATCTGGTATTTTCTTGATGCGACGGTGGCAGCAAAGCAAGTGGAATGCTTCTTCACAACGATCACATATTAACATGCGGCATGGATCTTCAAAAGACCCACAACTCTTGCATGCAAATAAAGTGTTGCTTTCATTATCATCATGGGTTAATGTAGTTGATGTGCTGCTGAGCTCTGATTTTTCGATGAGAACTATATCCCTTTCGAGCAAGGATATGCAAACCTCCCTTGATGTTAACTCCATAAGTGATTCTGTATCAGACTCCCTGGAATCCTCTATCTTGTGCTTTATATAAGATGGCCTGCTTGATATGGATATTGACTTCCTATCATCCACAGTAGAAAGTGACACCGATGAGTTTTTCCAAGAACTTCTCTTAGAAGCTTCTGCGGTATCTTTATATTTTTTTGTATATTCAACAATGCTTGTTTCAGATTTTAAAACTTCTCCATCTGAAGGAACAATAAGTGCTTTCCCAAATTTTTGGACCGGGGGCGAAATATCTTCAAAAGTTGCAGAACTTCTGGTTGTACTTTTCCTCGCATTTCCATCTGTTGTACTCTTGATCGCATTTCTGTTTGTACTCCTACTCTTATTTCCATTTGCATTTGTCGGAACAAAATCACATTTCTGGTCCGTCCTCCTCCGTTTATACAAATGGTGATCATCTTCTGAAGTAGGAACAAAACAAACACCATCGACAACTGGCGAACTCGAGCTTGAGGATAAATCCAAAAAATTTACTGATGACTTTGATTTCTCCTTCTGACATAAAAAGGTGTTCTTCATAGATTTTAAAGTCATATATTCTCCCGTAAAAAGAATGAGACCGTCTCTACCACAGTCTTGGACACAAAAATGTTTGGGCCAAGGAACTCAGTAGTAGAATTGGATATAGAGAGGCTGCAAGAGCCTAGTTCttaacaagcacaacttcaaataTCCTTGGGCATAAAACAAATTTGAAACCTTCCCTCCTGCGGCGCCCCACAAGCTCTTCAATAAGGATAAGGAAGCATTAAATCATTTTTTTCAAGGAAAATATTGTATCACTATAAAGTCGAAAGATGTAATAAAATAGTCACAACATTTTGACTTGGTACACCATGTAGCTAGAAGACCGGCGAAGTAACCACAACAAGAGAGATCAATTTGATGAAGACAAAGAGAAAATCTAACCAATTTCATGAGGAGTACGAGGAATTGGATATTTCCACCTTGCATTTTTTTAGCAACTCATACTATTGCCCTCTAGAAGAATCCCAAGCTTCTCTCATGGTCCTAACTATTGCAGTTTTATAGGATTTAATTAACTAGAAGATTACCGTTTGTCAACCAACGATTTGCAAGGACATATTTCTTGGGCTTATGACTGAAGTAGAAGTAGAAAACAAACATAATACGCTAGAAAAGCCCCTTGACTCTTTTCTAGTTTCATTTGCCCCCCTCTCGAATCCGTAAAAGCCTTACCAATTATGCGGATACTACTAGCACGCGCCTCGGTGAACATAGTGTATAACAAATATGTCGGTAAATAGACATTGGATTTCCAAAGAGTAGACAATGGCAAGACGATGTTTGATGACGGAGTTGGGCCGAATCCTATATTTCTAGGAGCCCTTGCTCGGGTGCTCCTCCCGGTGCATTAAATCGACATAACACAACCGACGAGGAAACTCACCAAGGCTTCATCAGTGTCTCCAACCACCCGCCATGGCCGGTTTGGACACCCTTGCCACGGTGACCATACAACCCCGCTCATGACCTTGTGTCATGTTTCTATTTTGTTACCCCATGGTTCCTttatactccctctatcccaaaataagtgtctgaaTTTCAGGACAAATTTGTACTAAAGTTAgaacaaagttgagacacttattttggcacggagggagtacattataggTCCAATTACAGGTGTTTgactccaacaccttatgatccgcTGATAACAAGGCCAACTATAATCCTATACACATATTTGACACAAATTCAAATGTACAAGTTTCGAAGCAATTCGAGTGGTCGGGACACGACCTGGGCACGCCATTGTGCGACGGATAAATCTGAGGCACGGGCCACACAGGCGCATCTTGCGGCGTAGATCTAGGGTTCCTTATTCAAGGGGAGCCTATAGAAAGATCTTGCCTTCCCCGCAGGCCGGTGACCGGATCGACAAACATTGCGATTACCCAAGTTACAAAATTTCCCCATCCCTTTGTTATCCCCCCAATAGCATGGGTTCCCCTCTCCACACCTAGATATTTCTTCCCCAAATTGGGTGGAGACCCCCACCTCCACGATTCCAACACATCCATCAACAACAAAGTTTCCCAGTCCGACAGCCAGCTAGCTCTGCCACCAGCTCTAGCCCACAGCATCACCGGGCAAGCTGTAAATCCGAATCTAAACAGGAGCCGGACCACAAGAACGGATCTGTCCGAATCCGGAGCAAATcgcagggaggaggaagaggacggagAAGGGAGGTTACCTGAGACTCCTCGGCGGCGTATCCGTGATGAGAACCGGAAGGTAAAGCGGCGGAGGTGGAAGATATACCGGGAGATTATAGTAGTGAGGCAATAAAAGAAGTATTATTCTTCAAGCGGCAAGAGTACCTCCCGTCTTCTCCTCTTCTGCAGAGTGAAATGAACGGTGTGGTTACTCGCAATGGGGGGAACAAAGAAATGAGCTGGGGAAGATGAACCAACATGGATCCGGCGGAAGATACTCTGGAATCGGCGGCCACGGCACCAGCCGCTGCTCGCGCAATCTAGCGGAGGGGATATTATATATCTAGGGAAGGCACTGTGCTCTGCCACGCCACCCCCATGGCGTGTCTCAAGAACAAGAAGAGCTTTCCCACCGTGGATACTCTTTAAAAACATAGATTTTTCTTCAAGAAATTTTTAACATGATAATGGAATTTTTCTTTTGTTTAGCCTATGTATCCGTAGGAGGCACACACACGGAAAAAGATGAATTTGCCACCCACAAATTGATTAGATTTGGTTTCTCACCTTTGTGTTCTGCTTTGCCCCCTGTAAACTCAGCCTTCCTCGATGTCTCTTGTGTCGAATCGGGGCCAAATTCACCTAGCGGGGGCCTAGGTTGATCGTCGAGGAAGAATGGAGAGCAATTAGGTTGTGAAGAGTGGGTCAACGGCCGTGCGACAGGAATAAAGATGTGGTGATGGAGCTGTCGGCACGCCGCCGGAGAtttgggagggggagggggtcgagAATGGTGGGGCTAGGTTTACTAGTGCATAAGTATATATAGTTGGTGTGTTTGTGATGTTAAGATTGAGATCTAGATCTAAGGAATTGGGATCCTCTAACCCACATGACCCCTGACTTCAGCATGGGCATGTGGGCCAAGCAACTGCTTTCGGGTCCAAAGGCTACAGAAAAAATCACTAGCACCAAAAAGAAGTCGGCATGTGGGCGAAGCAACTACATCCTGGACTACGGAAAAAGTCCACTAATTGGAAGGAAAAAAATCAACGTGCGGGCCAAACAACTACTTCCAGAGCAAGGGCTACAAAAAAGTTCATTGCTTCAAAGAAAAAAAAAGTCGGCATGTGGGCCAAGCAATTGCTTCCGGAGCCAAGGGCTATCAAAAAGTTCACTGGTTGGAAGAAAGAAAAAGTCGACATGCGGGCCAAGCAACTGCTTCCCGAGCCAAGGGCTGCCGAAAAGTTCACTGGttggaagaaaaaaaatcatcATGCGGGCCAAGGGGTACGGAAAAATTCACTggttggaagaaaagaaaaatTCGGGCCAAGCAACTGCTTCCAAAGCCAAGGGCTACGGAAAGTACACTAAGAAAAAGAGGCGGTATGTGTGCCAAGCAAAAAGTTCACTggttgaaagaaaaaaaacagcatGCAGGCCAAGTAATTATTTCCGGAGCCAAAGGCTACGGAAAAGTTCACTGGTTGCAAGAAAAAAAGATGGCATGTGGGCCAAGCAACTGCTTCCGAAGCCGAGGGCTACCCAAAAATTGACTAGTCGCAAGAAAAAAGTCAACAGGTGGGTCAAGCATCTGCTTGCGGAGCCAAGGGTTACAGAAAAGTTTACTAGTTGCAAGAAAAAAAAAGTCGGTATGTGGGTCGAGCAACTGCTTCCGATCCAAGGGCTATGAAAAAAATCAGTAGTTGCaccaaaaaaatcattgatttgaCATATAGCTTCTCCATGACAAAATTGGTTTGTTTGTTTTGAGTTGGGATTAATGACCACTAAACTATAGAAGTTGACGGCATTGATACAATAGTATATAGAATGCCACAAAAAATCATATCCAAATTCTATCCACAATTCGATGAATTTTAAAAGACAAAGTTCgct
Protein-coding regions in this window:
- the LOC123164526 gene encoding uncharacterized protein isoform X1 → MTLKSMKNTFLCQKEKSKSSVNFLDLSSSSSSPVVDGVCFVPTSEDDHHLYKRRRTDQKCDFVPTNANGNKSRSTNRNAIKSTTDGNARKSTTRSSATFEDISPPVQKFGKALIVPSDGEVLKSETSIVEYTKKYKDTAEASKRSSWKNSSVSLSTVDDRKSISISSRPSYIKHKIEDSRESDTESLMELTSREVCISLLERDIVLIEKSELSSTSTTLTHDDNESNTLFACKSCGSFEDPCRMLICDRCEEAFHLLCCHRRIKKIPDNDWYCLDCSRKKPKRQREMLSSTKGSAKHIQRPLQVLGSKGDMLTNAEPYETQVRIGRDFQAEVPEWSGPISGSDDYFVEPAELDATEMPNLSLQLSLRREDKKTSIGNWIQCQEVLDTGAICGKWRRAPLFVVQSSDWDCSCSVLWDPIRADCAVPQELGTAEVLQQLKYINKLKLRLDSYKKKR
- the LOC123164526 gene encoding uncharacterized protein isoform X4, which encodes MTLKSMKNTFLCQKEKSKSSVNFLDLSSSSSSPVVDGVCFVPTSEDDHHLYKRRRTDQKCDFVPTNANGNKSRSTNRNAIKSTTDGNARKSTTRSSATFEDISPPVQKFGKALIVPSDGEVLKSETSIVEYTKKYKDTAEASKRSSWKNSSVSLSTVDDRKSISISSRPSYIKHKIEDSRESDTESLMELTSREVCISLLERDIVLIEKSELSSTSTTLTHDDNESNTLFACKSCGSFEDPCRMLICDRCEEAFHLLCCHRRIKKIPDNDWYCLDCSRKKPKRQREMLSSTKGSAKHIQRPLQVLGSKGDMLTNAEPYETQVRIGRDFQAEVPEWSGPISGDDYFVEPAELDATEMPNLSLSLRREDKKTSIGNWIQCQEVLDTGAICGKWRRAPLFVVQSSDWDCSCSVLWDPIRADCAVPQELGTAEVLQQLKYINKLKLRLDSYKKKR
- the LOC123164526 gene encoding uncharacterized protein isoform X2, giving the protein MTLKSMKNTFLCQKEKSKSSVNFLDLSSSSSSPVVDGVCFVPTSEDDHHLYKRRRTDQKCDFVPTNANGNKSRSTNRNAIKSTTDGNARKSTTRSSATFEDISPPVQKFGKALIVPSDGEVLKSETSIVEYTKKYKDTAEASKRSSWKNSSVSLSTVDDRKSISISSRPSYIKHKIEDSRESDTESLMELTSREVCISLLERDIVLIEKSELSSTSTTLTHDDNESNTLFACKSCGSFEDPCRMLICDRCEEAFHLLCCHRRIKKIPDNDWYCLDCSRKKPKRQREMLSSTKGSAKHIQRPLQVLGSKGDMLTNAEPYETQVRIGRDFQAEVPEWSGPISGDDYFVEPAELDATEMPNLSLQLSLRREDKKTSIGNWIQCQEVLDTGAICGKWRRAPLFVVQSSDWDCSCSVLWDPIRADCAVPQELGTAEVLQQLKYINKLKLRLDSYKKKR
- the LOC123164526 gene encoding uncharacterized protein isoform X3: MTLKSMKNTFLCQKEKSKSSVNFLDLSSSSSSPVVDGVCFVPTSEDDHHLYKRRRTDQKCDFVPTNANGNKSRSTNRNAIKSTTDGNARKSTTRSSATFEDISPPVQKFGKALIVPSDGEVLKSETSIVEYTKKYKDTAEASKRSSWKNSSVSLSTVDDRKSISISSRPSYIKHKIEDSRESDTESLMELTSREVCISLLERDIVLIEKSELSSTSTTLTHDDNESNTLFACKSCGSFEDPCRMLICDRCEEAFHLLCCHRRIKKIPDNDWYCLDCSRKKPKRQREMLSSTKGSAKHIQRPLQVLGSKGDMLTNAEPYETQVRIGRDFQAEVPEWSGPISGSDDYFVEPAELDATEMPNLSLSLRREDKKTSIGNWIQCQEVLDTGAICGKWRRAPLFVVQSSDWDCSCSVLWDPIRADCAVPQELGTAEVLQQLKYINKLKLRLDSYKKKR